One window from the genome of Oryza glaberrima chromosome 3, OglaRS2, whole genome shotgun sequence encodes:
- the LOC127768103 gene encoding FT-interacting protein 3, translated as MVEEGARRRVVVEVCNARNLMPKDGQGTASAYAVVDFDGQRRRTATRPRDLNPQWGERLEFLVHDPDAMCAETLELNLYNDKKAIAATGGGGRRGGTFLGKVKVAGASFSKAGDEVLVYYPLEKRSVFSQIKGEIGLKIWFVDEPPPPPPPAAPADGKADAAAEKKEAAEGGKEEKEKAPAAAAAAASAAEEKKPEAPAEEKKAEEAKKEEKKPAEADKKEEKDDKKKSPEKRKKDGEKPKEEGKAKDETKKEVAPVPPSPSKAPPPSPSKMELAAAGVAGDLEIRPQSAAERSMAASAGNASYDLVDRVPYLFVRLLKAKHHGGGDKQPLYAQLSIGTHAVKTRAATAAGEWDQVFAFHKDSLTATSLEVTVHEEAKKPAAEGEATPPDTNLGYVSFDLHEVPKRSPPDSALAPQWYTLEGHANDGTAACDVMLAVWVGTQVDEAFQEAWQSDSGGYLVHTRSKAYLSPKLWYLRLSVIQAQDLRLPAPPDAKAKPMGPAFPELYVKAQLGAQVFKTCRVALGSAATGTSNPSWNEDLLFVAAEPFDPFLTVVVEDIFSGQPVGQARVPLSTVHRRSDDRVEPPSRWLNLCGDEARPYAGRVHVRVCLEGGYHVLDEAANVASDVRAASKQLSKPPVGMLEVGIRGAANLVPMKIAKDGASGSTDAYVVLKYGPKWARTRTILDQFNPRWNEQYAWDVFDPCTVLTIAVFDNVRYRSADASGDAGKLPKDARIGKLRIRLSTLDTNRVYANTFALTAVHPVGVRKMGELELAIRFTCPSWLTLMQAYGSPLLPRMHYVKPLGPAQQDVLRQTAMRIVSGRLARSEPPLGPEVVQYLLDTDTHSWSMRRSKANWFRVVGCLSHVATAVRWANRVRTWTHPTTTVLVHALLVAVVLCPEMILPTVCLYLFLVLLWRYRARPREPTGMDPRLSHVDSVSPDELDEEFDGLPSARPADVVRMRYDRLRAVAGRAQTLLGDVAAQGERIEALLSWRDPRATAVFAVVCLLAALVMYAVPFKLLLLAMGFYYLRHPRFRGDMPSAGFNFFRRLPSNSDRVL; from the coding sequence AtggtggaggagggggcgaggcggcgggtggtggtggaggtctGCAACGCGCGGAACCTCATGCCCAAGGACGGGCAGGGGACAGCGAGCGCCTACGCCGTCGTCGACTTCgacggccagcgccgccgcacggccaccAGGCCGCGGGATCTCAACCCGCAGTGGGGGGAGCGCCTCGAGTTCCTCGTCCACGACCCCGACGCCATGTGCGCCGAGACGCTCGAGCTCAACCTCTACAACGACAAGAaggccatcgccgccaccgggggaggcggccgccgcgggggcACGTTCCTCGGCAAGGTCAAGGTGGCCGGCGCCTCCTTCTCCAAGGCCGGGGACGAGGTGCTCGTCTATTACCCGCTCGAGAAGCGGAGCGTTTTCTCGCAGATCAAGGGGGAGATCGGGCTCAAGATTTGGTTCGTCgatgagccgccgccgccgccgccacccgccgcccctGCGGATGGAAAGGCCGATGCTGCCGCGGAGAAGAAGGAGGCTGCCGAGGGTGgcaaggaggagaaggagaaggcgccagccgctgccgctgccgctgcctctgcGGCCGAGGAGAAGAAACCGGAGGCGCCGGCCGAGGAGAAGAAAGCAGAGGAGGccaagaaagaagagaagaaaccagctGAGGCGGAcaagaaggaagagaaggatgACAAGAAGAAGTCGCCGGAGAAGCGGAAGAAGGACGGCGAGAAGCCCAAAGAGGAAGGCAAGGCTAAGGACGAGACCAAGAAGGAGGTTGCGCCGGTGCCGCCTTCGCCGTCGAAGGCGCCGCCACCCTCACCGTCGAAGATGGAGCTCGCGGCCGCCGGAGTCGCCGGGGACCTCGAGATTCGTCCCCAGAGCGCCGCCGAGCGGAGCATGGCGGCCTCTGCGGGCAACGCGTCGTACGATCTGGTGGACCGCGTGCCTTACCTGTTCGTCCGGCTTCTCAAGGCCAAGCACCACGGCGGCGGAGACAAGCAGCCGCTGTACGCTCAGCTGTCCATCGGCACGCACGCCGTGaagacgcgcgcggcgacggccgctGGCGAGTGGGATCAGGTGTTCGCCTTCCACAAGGATAGCCTCACGGCCACCTCACTAGAGGTCACCGTCCATGAAGAAGCCaagaagccggcggcggagggagaagCCACTCCGCCGGACACCAACCTCGGGTACGTCTCGTTCGATCTTCACGAGGTCCCAAAGCGGTCGCCGCCGGACAGCGCGCTGGCGCCGCAGTGGTACACCCTCGAGGGCCACGCCAATGACGGCACGGCGGCCTGCGACGTCATGCTCGCCGTGTGGGTGGGCACGCAGGTCGACGAGGCGTTCCAGGAAGCGTGGCAATCGGACTCCGGCGGCTACCTCGTCCACACCCGCTCCAAGGCGTACCTGTCCCCCAAGCTCTGGTACCTCCGCCTCAGCGTCATCCAGGCGCAGGATCTGCGCTTACCGGCGCCGCCGGACGCCAAGGCGAAGCCGATGGGACCGGCCTTCCCGGAGCTCTACGTCAAGGCGCAGCTCGGCGCCCAGGTGTTCAAGACCTGCCGCGTCGCGCTGGGCAGCGCGGCGACGGGGACATCGAACCCGAGCTGGAACGAGGACCTGctgttcgtcgccgccgagccgtTCGATCCCTTCCTGACCGTCGTCGTGGAGGATATCTTCTCCGGGCAGCCGGTGGGTCAGGCGCGCGTGCCACTGTCAACCGTGCACCGGCGATCTGACGACCGGGTAGAGCCGCCTTCGCGGTGGCTGAACCTGTGCGGCGACGAGGCTCGGCCGTACGCCGGGCGGGTGCACGTGCGCGTCTGCCTGGAGGGCGGCTACCACGTGCTCGACGAGGCGGCGAACGTGGCCAGCGACGTCCGCGCGGCGTCGAAGCAGCTGTCGAAGCCGCCCGTGGGGATGCTCGAGGTGGGCATCCGCGGCGCGGCGAACCTGGTGCCGATGAAGATCGCCAAGGACGGCGCGAGCGGGTCGAcggacgcgtacgtcgtgctcAAGTACGGGCCCAAGTGGGCGCGCACCCGCACCATCCTGGACCAGTTCAACCCGCGGTGGAACGAGCAGTACGCGTGGGACGTGTTCGACCCCTGCACCGTGCTCACCATCGCCGTGTTCGACAACGTCCGGTACAGGAGCGCCGACGCCAGCGGCGACGCCGGGAAGCTGCCCAAGGACGCGCGCATCGGCAAGCTCCGCATCCGCCTCTCGACGCTGGACACCAACCGCGTGTACGCCAACACCTTCGCGCTCACGGCCGTGCACCCGGTGGGCGTGCGCAAGATGGGGGAGCTGGAGCTCGCCATCCGGTTCACCTGCCCGTCGTGGCTGACGCTGATGCAGGCGTACGGGAGCCCGCTGCTGCCGCGCATGCACTACGTCAAGCCGCTGGGCCCCGCGCAGCAGGACGTGCTGCGGCAGACGGCGATGCGCATCGTGTCGGGGCGGCTGGCGCGGTCGGAGCCGCCGCTGGGGCCGGAGGTGGTGCAGTACCTGCTCGACACGGACACGCACTCGTGGAGCATGCGGCGGAGCAAGGCCAACTGGTTCCGCGTCGTGGGCTGCCTGTCGCACGTCGCGACGGCGGTGAGGTGGGCGAACCGCGTGCGCACGTGGACGCACCCGACGACCACCGTGCTGGTGCACGcgctgctcgtcgccgtcgtgctctGCCCGGAGATGATCCTCCCCACCGTCTGCCTCTACCTCTTCCTGGTCCTGCTCTGGCGCTACAGGGCGCGGCCGCGGGAGCCCACGGGGATGGACCCGCGGCTCTCCCACGTGGACAGCGTCAGCCCCGACGAGCTCGACGAGGAGTTCGACGGGCTCCCCTCGGCCCGCCCCGCCGACGTGGTCCGGATGCGGTACGACAGGCTGCGCGCCGTGGCCGGGCGGGCGCAGACGCTGCTCGGCGACGTCGCGGCGCAGGGGGAGCGGATCGAGGCGCTGCTGTCGTGGCGCGACCCGCGCGCCACGGCGGTGTTCGCGGTGGTGTGCCTGCTCGCCGCGCTCGTCATGTACGCCGTGCCgttcaagctgctgctgctcgccatGGGGTTCTACTACCTCCGCCACCCGAGGTTCCGCGGCGACATGCCGTCCGCCGGCTTCAACTTCTTCCGCCGCCTGCCGTCCAACTCCGACCGGGTTCTCTAG